From Humisphaera borealis, the proteins below share one genomic window:
- a CDS encoding PEP-CTERM sorting domain-containing protein (PEP-CTERM proteins occur, often in large numbers, in the proteomes of bacteria that also encode an exosortase, a predicted intramembrane cysteine proteinase. The presence of a PEP-CTERM domain at a protein's C-terminus predicts cleavage within the sorting domain, followed by covalent anchoring to some some component of the (usually Gram-negative) cell surface. Many PEP-CTERM proteins exhibit an unusual sequence composition that includes large numbers of potential glycosylation sites. Expression of one such protein has been shown restore the ability of a bacterium to form floc, a type of biofilm.) — MNVKKTLLTCLVAATASTTLLSSNARAHGPVIPVKLESGRIVTYEIDLDDGDANGYAPGNASRSFFYPTAYQSAVGFAADNGWYGQLTTTQASTGADTTFLGPGVAFGLGSFASTNVFRVNFADAAKVWSPVSNSFVATGGEKLQGIRGNFTSTGFPNTITSDGTLTGTGFVTGAVGTTATAHSQARWRLLGPTGSSVPGAGNVIDDGLYLASLKLSVYTDLASATPASAPSAAPLTDSLTYYILLQKNEFGGVTSGDVANAQAYINTVLVPEPSCIGMIGAGGMLLLRRRRSATFA, encoded by the coding sequence ATGAATGTCAAGAAAACGCTTCTCACGTGCCTGGTGGCGGCCACTGCATCCACCACCCTGCTTTCGTCGAACGCCCGTGCTCACGGCCCGGTGATTCCGGTGAAGCTGGAAAGCGGGCGCATCGTTACCTACGAAATCGATCTCGATGACGGCGATGCCAATGGTTACGCGCCTGGGAACGCCAGCCGGTCCTTCTTCTATCCCACCGCCTACCAATCGGCGGTTGGCTTCGCCGCGGACAACGGCTGGTACGGACAACTGACCACCACACAGGCCAGCACCGGTGCTGACACCACATTCCTGGGACCGGGCGTCGCCTTCGGTCTGGGTTCATTCGCTTCGACCAACGTTTTCCGAGTCAACTTTGCAGACGCAGCCAAGGTCTGGTCGCCTGTCTCCAACAGCTTCGTCGCCACCGGCGGTGAGAAGCTACAGGGAATTCGCGGTAATTTTACGTCGACCGGCTTCCCCAACACCATCACCAGCGACGGCACACTGACCGGTACGGGTTTCGTCACCGGTGCCGTCGGCACCACCGCCACTGCACACAGCCAGGCACGCTGGCGGTTGCTCGGACCGACCGGATCATCGGTGCCGGGCGCAGGCAATGTGATCGACGACGGTCTCTACCTGGCGTCGTTGAAGCTCAGTGTCTACACCGATTTGGCGTCGGCGACGCCCGCATCGGCCCCGTCTGCCGCCCCGCTTACCGACTCGCTGACCTATTACATCCTGCTCCAGAAGAATGAGTTCGGCGGGGTCACGTCAGGCGATGTCGCCAACGCGCAGGCCTATATCAATACCGTACTCGTACCCGAACCGTCATGCATCGGAATGATCGGTGCCGGCGGAATGCTCCTGCTGCGTCGTCGCCGCTCGGCGACCTTCGCATGA
- a CDS encoding type II secretion system protein, which translates to MRSSSPHGQRSRQGFTLVELLVVIGIIAVLIGILLPSLAAARRQANSTKCLANIRTLATAQMMYAAENRNHLVQASDQGSFAIEQGSWIGALERYSAAPLARRCPADRSPYFEAPFVLAGIPGYRTCSYAINNYVSAKHAPTGITPVIKITQVRQSSSVIQFLELVEFGGKALADHVHVDSFYSAGSPQLTLNKIAGEVALGRHDDRDKSWDALLNYSFLDGHAETLPLRSVYTDPTRNLFNPAVIQ; encoded by the coding sequence ATGCGGTCTTCGTCACCGCACGGCCAGCGGTCTCGGCAGGGATTCACCCTTGTCGAACTGCTCGTCGTGATCGGCATCATCGCAGTGCTCATTGGCATCCTCCTGCCGTCGCTTGCGGCGGCGCGGAGGCAGGCCAACAGCACCAAGTGCCTGGCCAATATCCGTACCCTGGCCACAGCTCAGATGATGTATGCGGCCGAGAATCGCAACCACCTCGTGCAGGCCAGTGATCAGGGCAGCTTCGCGATCGAGCAGGGTTCCTGGATCGGTGCCTTGGAACGCTACTCGGCAGCGCCGCTTGCGCGGCGCTGTCCGGCGGACCGAAGCCCGTACTTCGAAGCCCCGTTCGTTCTCGCCGGCATTCCGGGTTACCGAACCTGCAGCTACGCCATCAATAACTACGTCTCGGCCAAACACGCACCGACCGGCATTACGCCGGTCATCAAGATCACCCAGGTGCGTCAGTCGTCGAGCGTCATCCAATTTCTGGAGTTGGTGGAGTTCGGCGGCAAGGCACTGGCGGACCACGTTCATGTCGATTCGTTCTACTCTGCGGGATCGCCTCAGCTGACGCTGAACAAGATCGCCGGGGAAGTAGCGCTCGGCCGGCATGACGATCGGGACAAGAGCTGGGACGCACTTCTTAATTACAGCTTTCTCGACGGACACGCCGAGACGCTGCCGCTTCGGTCTGTTTACACGGATCCGACAAGAAACCTTTTCAATCCGGCGGTCATTCAGTAG
- a CDS encoding metallophosphoesterase — translation MSYNAEAVIESLGCAAEENQREPHRVGQTIHLPPEGDLWIVGDVHDHRRNFAKFLAYADLANNPTRHIILHEIIHGDHWDAEGAEDSWHMLVRAAELKCEFPEQVHFLLANHDLAQIHGEGIMKAGVSVCEGFNKGIKRDFGDARYKVQVAITEFLLSQPLAIKTGNGIFVSHSLPPDDLIPTFDYTALDRELVANDYTRKVGPVYQLIWGRRATPAGVDAFLERVGAKLLITGHQPQDEGYALNGDRHVIIASDHNKGVFVTVELDVDYPDIHYVAQNIHRFLELEMPEVVSD, via the coding sequence ATGTCCTACAACGCCGAAGCCGTCATCGAATCGCTCGGGTGTGCCGCTGAGGAAAACCAGCGCGAGCCTCACCGCGTCGGGCAGACGATCCATCTGCCGCCGGAGGGGGATCTCTGGATTGTCGGCGACGTCCACGACCATCGGCGGAACTTCGCCAAGTTTCTCGCGTATGCGGATTTAGCGAACAACCCCACGCGGCACATCATCCTGCATGAGATCATTCACGGCGATCACTGGGACGCCGAGGGGGCCGAAGACTCCTGGCATATGCTGGTTCGGGCGGCGGAGTTGAAGTGCGAGTTCCCCGAGCAGGTCCACTTTCTGCTCGCCAATCACGACCTGGCGCAGATCCACGGCGAAGGGATCATGAAGGCCGGCGTGAGCGTCTGTGAAGGGTTCAACAAGGGCATCAAGCGCGACTTTGGCGACGCCCGCTACAAGGTGCAGGTGGCGATCACCGAGTTCCTGTTGTCGCAGCCCCTGGCGATCAAGACGGGGAATGGCATCTTTGTCAGCCACAGCCTGCCGCCGGACGACCTGATCCCGACCTTCGACTACACGGCGCTGGACCGCGAGTTGGTCGCCAACGACTACACCCGCAAGGTCGGGCCGGTATACCAGTTGATCTGGGGCCGACGGGCAACACCGGCCGGCGTGGACGCGTTCCTGGAACGGGTCGGTGCCAAGCTGCTGATCACCGGCCATCAGCCACAGGACGAAGGGTACGCCCTCAACGGCGACCGCCATGTGATCATCGCGTCGGACCACAACAAGGGCGTCTTCGTGACGGTCGAGCTGGACGTGGATTATCCCGACATCCATTACGTCGCACAGAACATCCACCGGTTCCTTGAACTGGAGATGCCTGAAGTTGTGTCGGACTGA
- a CDS encoding glycosyltransferase: MTVVTTGPVLRTEPTSGTTMVRQSDVTTGRKRVIEAPANRVRRDGKFFRLGEEKFYVKGVTYGPFAPDANGSHFANRAQTRKDFEQILELGGNCVRIYYVPPSWFLELAREMGIKIFLDVSWPKNLAFVDDPEVAEQARAAVRDCARRCGNHPAVMAISVVNEIPPELVRFMTAARVEAFIDELVAIVKEEAPHCLATFANFPTTEYLRPRAIDFCCFNVYLDYEPQLRNYLARLQMIAGELPLMLGEYGVDTHQSYSEEQQATMLSTQLKATFDEGAVGTFVFSYTDDWYVHNWQIEDWKFGVTRRERDDDGYRIKKPSFAAVQDVFRRAPQVTDLKLPKCSVIICSYNGASTVESCVASMGKIRYHLPDGTPNYEVVFVDDGSKDNTQEILAKFKDCPWLVNIKQKNMGLSYARNVGAQAATGEIIVYTDSDCEADEDWLYFVALAMVRSNHVGMGGPNLIPDEGSWVADCVGLSPGGPTHVMINDREAEHVPGCNMSFYKYAWEQVNGFDPQYRAAGDDVDFIWRLQHLGYSIGFSPAAQVWHYRRNTVQAYLKQQRGYGIAEALLKYKHPDHFNTLGASHWRGRIYGGEEIGIKVGGDVIYHGLFGTGLFQTIYRKPASMIAMMLMSIEWHLLTGFMAILGLAFGPLLWVALWMFLTPIVLACIAAYQAPRPRHAHRFSKPLIAYLHYRQPIVRGWARYSVRLKSKVMDAQARGYKRRNELPFDLYDRDTLKYWSKEHGRLKLMDEVIAEIRKKGWRVRVDSGWEGWDLEIYGSRYTKIRITTATEDHHGVGKLTRVRVHPMMSTFCTVLLWASCILGGLLLLQDYLWPFSRTAALIPVAWWTMYLVNRWRVTVPVLGMIDEVAERSGYWPVYPKKPEKPSIETGVPQPVRKKESQREDDKVHLPEDAVVA, from the coding sequence ATGACAGTCGTAACCACCGGGCCGGTGCTCCGTACGGAGCCGACATCGGGCACAACGATGGTCCGTCAGTCCGACGTGACCACCGGCCGAAAGCGCGTCATCGAAGCGCCCGCCAACCGTGTCCGACGCGACGGCAAATTCTTCCGTCTCGGCGAAGAGAAGTTCTACGTCAAAGGCGTGACCTACGGGCCGTTCGCGCCCGACGCCAACGGTTCCCATTTCGCCAACCGCGCCCAGACCCGCAAAGACTTCGAACAGATCCTCGAACTCGGCGGCAACTGCGTCCGCATCTACTACGTCCCGCCCAGCTGGTTCCTCGAACTGGCCCGCGAGATGGGCATCAAGATCTTTCTGGACGTCAGCTGGCCCAAGAACCTGGCGTTCGTCGACGACCCCGAAGTGGCGGAGCAGGCCCGCGCCGCCGTCCGTGATTGTGCCCGCCGCTGCGGCAACCACCCGGCGGTGATGGCGATCAGCGTCGTCAACGAGATTCCGCCGGAACTGGTCCGCTTCATGACCGCCGCCCGCGTCGAAGCGTTCATCGACGAGCTCGTCGCGATCGTGAAGGAAGAGGCCCCGCACTGCCTGGCGACCTTCGCCAACTTCCCGACCACCGAATACCTCCGCCCCCGCGCCATCGACTTCTGCTGCTTCAACGTCTACCTCGACTACGAGCCCCAGCTTCGCAACTACCTCGCCCGCCTGCAGATGATCGCCGGCGAGCTGCCGTTGATGCTCGGCGAGTACGGCGTCGACACCCACCAGAGCTACAGCGAAGAGCAGCAGGCGACCATGCTCTCGACGCAGCTCAAGGCGACCTTCGACGAAGGCGCCGTCGGCACGTTCGTCTTCAGCTACACCGACGACTGGTACGTCCACAACTGGCAGATCGAAGACTGGAAGTTTGGCGTCACCCGGCGCGAGCGCGACGACGACGGCTACCGCATCAAGAAGCCGTCCTTCGCCGCGGTGCAGGACGTCTTCCGCCGCGCACCCCAGGTGACCGACCTGAAGCTGCCCAAGTGCAGCGTGATCATCTGCTCGTACAACGGCGCGAGCACCGTCGAATCCTGCGTCGCCTCGATGGGCAAGATCCGCTACCACCTGCCCGACGGCACGCCCAACTACGAAGTGGTGTTCGTCGACGACGGCAGCAAGGACAACACCCAGGAGATCCTGGCCAAGTTCAAAGACTGCCCCTGGCTTGTGAACATCAAGCAGAAAAATATGGGGCTGAGCTACGCCCGCAATGTCGGTGCGCAGGCGGCGACCGGCGAGATCATCGTCTACACCGACAGCGACTGTGAAGCCGACGAAGACTGGCTTTATTTCGTCGCGCTGGCGATGGTGCGGAGCAACCATGTCGGCATGGGCGGCCCGAACCTGATCCCTGACGAAGGTAGCTGGGTCGCCGACTGTGTCGGCCTTTCGCCCGGCGGGCCGACGCACGTCATGATCAACGACCGCGAAGCCGAGCACGTGCCCGGCTGCAATATGTCGTTCTACAAGTACGCCTGGGAACAGGTGAACGGGTTCGACCCCCAGTACCGCGCCGCCGGCGACGACGTCGACTTCATCTGGCGGTTGCAACACCTGGGCTACTCGATCGGCTTCTCGCCGGCGGCCCAGGTCTGGCACTATCGCCGAAACACCGTGCAGGCCTACCTGAAGCAGCAGCGGGGCTACGGCATCGCCGAGGCGCTGCTGAAGTACAAGCACCCCGACCACTTCAACACCCTGGGCGCGAGCCACTGGCGCGGCCGCATCTACGGCGGCGAAGAAATCGGCATCAAGGTCGGCGGCGACGTCATCTATCACGGCCTGTTCGGCACCGGGCTGTTTCAAACCATCTACCGCAAACCCGCCAGCATGATCGCCATGATGCTCATGAGCATCGAGTGGCACCTGCTGACCGGCTTTATGGCCATTCTCGGTCTGGCGTTCGGGCCGCTGCTGTGGGTGGCGCTCTGGATGTTCCTCACGCCCATCGTGCTGGCCTGCATTGCCGCGTACCAGGCGCCGCGTCCGAGGCACGCCCACCGCTTCAGTAAGCCGCTCATCGCGTACTTGCACTACCGTCAGCCCATCGTCCGCGGCTGGGCCAGATATTCCGTCCGCCTCAAGAGCAAGGTGATGGACGCACAGGCCCGCGGCTACAAACGGCGGAACGAACTCCCGTTCGACCTCTACGACCGCGACACCCTCAAGTACTGGAGCAAAGAGCATGGCCGCCTCAAGCTGATGGACGAGGTCATCGCCGAGATTCGCAAGAAAGGTTGGCGCGTTCGCGTCGACAGCGGCTGGGAAGGCTGGGACCTGGAAATCTACGGCTCCCGCTACACCAAGATCCGCATCACCACCGCCACCGAAGATCATCACGGCGTCGGCAAGCTGACACGCGTCCGCGTTCACCCGATGATGAGCACCTTCTGCACCGTCCTCCTCTGGGCGAGCTGCATCCTCGGCGGATTGCTCCTGCTGCAGGACTACCTCTGGCCCTTCAGCCGCACGGCGGCGCTCATTCCCGTCGCATGGTGGACGATGTATCTCGTCAACCGCTGGCGGGTAACGGTGCCGGTCCTCGGCATGATCGACGAGGTCGCCGAGCGGAGCGGTTACTGGCCGGTCTATCCCAAGAAGCCGGAGAAGCCGAGCATCGAAACCGGCGTCCCGCAGCCCGTACGCAAGAAGGAATCGCAACGCGAAGACGACAAGGTCCACTTGCCCGAGGATGCCGTCGTCGCGTAG
- a CDS encoding ABC transporter ATP-binding protein, giving the protein MRFLLRCLAYFRPDLPRIVWSLALTFLATLVGLLQPITVKVLIDSVLGNKPASGWVDGLFVAVLPASKEGQIIGLAAIGLLITITAAVLVMVQTMASVKVGYYGLRHVRSDLFMHLQRLSLAYHRSRPQGDSLYRLSSDTYGFQTILNIIVGNVLVSIVMLLVMAWVMFTIQPMLALISLVAIPLLLWTHRWANRAITAGWEEAKVADSGLMTVVQRAVASLWLTQAFRREKHEYQKFRGEVDGAMAILFRVHWREVIYTLLVASILGLGVALILGFGGWFVYRDQYVTGAGEAGMTIGKLYVFLAYLNKFYEPLNKMTGSGSTFAQATVQAKRVFEVLDQKPMIEDPPNPLAFPKQSRVIEFKNVDFEYLPGKPILRDVSAKITPGNMVAFVGESGVGKSTILSLLPRFYDVTAGSIELDGLNVRSVATADLRAHIAIVLQENPLLPATVAENIAYGVPGATQEQIRAAAEASEADEFIKRLPEGYDTILNENATNISGGQRQRLAIARALITEAPILILDEPTSALDPQNEQLITATLGKLKGKRTIIIVSHRLSTVADCDEIFVMEGGRITERGRHDELILRRGPYYRMARHQLKLEDDAAPPASPVPIPAPGTV; this is encoded by the coding sequence ATGCGTTTCCTCCTTCGCTGCCTGGCCTATTTCCGTCCCGACCTGCCCCGGATCGTCTGGTCCCTCGCGCTGACGTTTCTCGCGACACTCGTCGGCCTGCTCCAGCCGATCACCGTCAAGGTGCTGATCGACTCGGTCCTCGGCAACAAGCCCGCCAGCGGGTGGGTCGACGGACTGTTCGTCGCCGTCCTGCCGGCGTCGAAGGAAGGCCAGATCATCGGTCTTGCCGCCATCGGTTTGCTCATCACCATCACCGCCGCGGTACTCGTCATGGTGCAGACGATGGCCTCGGTCAAGGTCGGCTACTACGGCCTGCGGCATGTGCGGTCCGACCTTTTCATGCACCTGCAACGCCTGAGCCTGGCCTACCACCGCTCCCGGCCGCAGGGTGATTCGCTTTACCGCCTCTCGAGCGACACCTATGGCTTCCAGACCATCCTCAACATCATCGTCGGCAATGTGCTGGTCAGCATTGTCATGCTCCTGGTGATGGCGTGGGTCATGTTCACCATCCAGCCGATGCTGGCACTGATCTCTCTCGTCGCTATCCCGCTGCTGCTCTGGACGCACCGCTGGGCGAACCGCGCCATCACCGCCGGCTGGGAAGAAGCGAAGGTCGCCGACAGCGGCCTGATGACCGTCGTGCAGCGTGCCGTTGCTTCGCTCTGGCTCACGCAGGCGTTCCGCCGGGAGAAGCACGAGTACCAGAAGTTTCGCGGCGAGGTCGACGGCGCGATGGCCATCCTGTTCCGCGTCCACTGGCGCGAAGTTATCTACACCTTGCTCGTCGCTTCCATCTTGGGCCTGGGCGTTGCGCTGATCCTGGGCTTCGGCGGATGGTTCGTCTACCGCGACCAGTACGTCACCGGCGCCGGCGAAGCGGGGATGACCATCGGTAAGCTCTATGTCTTCCTCGCCTACCTCAACAAGTTCTACGAACCGCTGAACAAGATGACCGGCAGCGGCTCCACCTTCGCCCAGGCCACCGTCCAAGCCAAGCGCGTGTTCGAAGTCCTCGATCAGAAGCCCATGATCGAAGACCCGCCCAACCCGCTGGCATTTCCCAAGCAGTCGCGGGTCATCGAGTTCAAGAACGTCGACTTCGAATATCTGCCGGGCAAACCCATCCTGCGCGACGTCTCGGCGAAGATCACGCCGGGAAACATGGTCGCGTTCGTCGGCGAGAGCGGCGTCGGCAAGAGCACCATCCTGAGCCTGCTGCCGCGCTTTTACGACGTCACCGCCGGCAGTATCGAACTCGACGGCCTCAACGTGCGGTCGGTCGCGACCGCCGACCTGCGGGCACACATCGCGATCGTGCTCCAGGAAAACCCGCTGCTGCCAGCGACCGTCGCCGAGAACATCGCCTATGGCGTTCCTGGCGCGACGCAGGAGCAGATTCGTGCCGCCGCCGAGGCGTCCGAGGCCGACGAGTTCATCAAGCGTCTGCCCGAAGGGTACGACACCATCCTGAACGAGAACGCGACCAACATCTCCGGCGGTCAGCGGCAGCGGCTCGCGATCGCCCGGGCACTGATCACCGAAGCGCCGATCCTCATCCTGGACGAGCCCACCAGCGCGCTCGATCCGCAGAACGAACAGCTCATCACCGCGACGCTCGGAAAGCTCAAGGGCAAGCGAACGATCATCATCGTCAGTCACCGCCTGAGCACCGTCGCCGACTGCGACGAGATCTTCGTCATGGAAGGCGGCCGAATCACCGAGCGAGGACGCCATGACGAGTTGATCCTTCGTCGCGGGCCGTACTATCGCATGGCCCGACACCAGTTAAAGCTGGAGGACGATGCCGCCCCCCCAGCCAGCCCCGTCCCGATCCCCGCACCCGGTACCGTCTGA
- a CDS encoding choice-of-anchor J domain-containing protein, with amino-acid sequence MDTSSREELLISPNGEEMRGHIGALAELAVLVSLVAAGPTAAADIFSDDFSSFSSTTTWTVLNRSSPVGTTTWQQGAINSGLTAMGGGSAFAAVGYESAGAGGNATASNWLVSPAMTLENGQSLTFDAIGQDGQGFPDRLQVRLNITNAGSDVGTTAVSVGDFGRLLLDINPTYQSAPNPLAFPTSWTHYALPISGLSGPVQGRFAFRYFVEDTGPDGSRGTEIAIDNVRLTAVPEPGMVAVIIPSILGLLGRFRSSTRPGGSK; translated from the coding sequence GTGGATACTTCGTCGCGGGAAGAACTGCTGATATCACCCAATGGGGAAGAAATGCGTGGACATATCGGTGCTCTCGCCGAGCTGGCAGTGCTGGTTTCGCTCGTTGCCGCGGGGCCTACCGCCGCAGCTGACATCTTTTCCGACGACTTTTCGTCATTCTCGTCCACTACTACGTGGACGGTCCTCAACCGCAGCAGCCCCGTTGGGACCACGACTTGGCAGCAGGGTGCTATCAATTCGGGCCTTACAGCCATGGGCGGGGGCTCAGCCTTTGCCGCTGTCGGCTACGAGTCGGCCGGCGCAGGCGGCAACGCAACCGCGAGCAATTGGCTCGTCTCTCCCGCAATGACGCTTGAAAATGGGCAGTCGCTCACGTTCGACGCCATCGGCCAGGATGGCCAAGGCTTTCCGGACCGTTTACAGGTCCGTTTGAACATCACGAACGCAGGTAGCGATGTCGGGACGACCGCCGTGTCGGTCGGCGACTTTGGACGCCTGTTGCTCGATATCAATCCCACTTACCAGAGTGCCCCGAACCCGCTGGCCTTTCCGACCTCGTGGACTCACTACGCGTTGCCAATTTCGGGCTTAAGTGGCCCGGTCCAAGGGCGTTTTGCGTTTAGGTACTTCGTGGAGGACACCGGACCCGATGGCAGCCGCGGAACGGAAATCGCGATCGACAATGTCCGACTGACGGCCGTGCCCGAGCCTGGAATGGTGGCTGTGATCATACCTTCAATCCTCGGATTGCTCGGCCGGTTTCGCTCCTCGACACGACCGGGAGGCAGCAAGTGA
- a CDS encoding type II secretion system protein, translating to MRKRYLSTTRSSAFTIVELLVVVGIVGLLLAIAIPGVSRVRRNAKAVVCTSNIGAVTKAILASAASQGKLPFTRTVPAPAQYWFDKNQVGAYLVDADRLPLQKPAGGVLACPSDDGARSYAMNAWASSELDVQMVTKGGGRTWNLAASEPSQLILVVEAWSYTGTTATGWLAPPIVGVEGKSAGQRFGGNGGIGPIYAGRFGMVNSELDYSRHRSDGALARTAVSGRLNIGYADGHVAMRSERQLFDETGRSVSDSRWFPGESP from the coding sequence GTGAGAAAGCGTTATCTCAGCACTACCCGGTCCTCGGCATTCACCATCGTCGAATTGCTCGTCGTCGTAGGCATTGTGGGCCTCTTGTTGGCGATCGCGATTCCCGGCGTTTCCAGGGTCCGGCGCAATGCAAAAGCGGTCGTCTGTACCTCCAACATTGGTGCGGTGACGAAAGCGATTCTTGCCAGCGCTGCGAGCCAAGGCAAATTGCCCTTTACACGAACGGTGCCGGCGCCCGCACAGTACTGGTTCGACAAGAACCAGGTCGGCGCATACCTCGTTGACGCCGATCGACTCCCGCTTCAAAAGCCAGCGGGCGGCGTGTTGGCCTGCCCTTCGGATGATGGTGCTCGCAGCTACGCGATGAACGCGTGGGCCAGCTCCGAGCTCGACGTTCAGATGGTTACCAAGGGTGGGGGACGAACCTGGAACCTCGCGGCGTCCGAGCCGTCGCAGTTGATCCTTGTCGTCGAAGCCTGGTCGTACACGGGCACGACGGCTACTGGCTGGCTCGCTCCGCCGATTGTGGGCGTCGAAGGTAAGTCCGCGGGCCAGCGTTTTGGCGGCAATGGGGGCATCGGCCCCATTTACGCAGGCCGCTTCGGCATGGTGAACAGTGAGCTGGACTATTCGCGGCATCGCAGTGATGGGGCACTGGCAAGGACCGCGGTTTCCGGCCGACTGAACATCGGATACGCCGACGGCCACGTGGCGATGCGATCGGAGCGACAGCTGTTCGACGAGACCGGCAGGTCCGTTTCCGACAGCCGCTGGTTCCCGGGCGAGTCACCTTAA
- a CDS encoding RNA polymerase sigma factor: MLPADHTPEKQAPAAIDSTIRIVENAFRQNRGVVLEYARRRIPPDLGRLIDPEDVVQDVCLEFFRRCREVDLGDHDHVRRLILTIARHRIVDLVRELRARKRGGAVQRIEEVEDFDEPGPLIGLLEQLAVYDRTPSQSAIAHEIAAHLQRSIDRLPPDYAQCIRIRHIEQRSVKEAAGLMQRTEHAIHLLCSRALVQLKNELLKSTRPA, from the coding sequence ATGCTGCCCGCAGACCACACTCCCGAAAAACAGGCACCCGCGGCGATTGATTCGACGATTCGAATCGTAGAGAACGCATTCCGCCAGAATCGAGGTGTTGTATTGGAGTATGCGCGTCGCCGCATTCCGCCTGACCTGGGGCGACTCATCGATCCGGAAGACGTCGTCCAAGACGTTTGTCTCGAGTTCTTTCGGCGCTGCCGTGAAGTGGACTTGGGCGATCACGATCACGTACGGCGTCTCATCCTGACCATCGCCCGACATCGGATTGTTGATCTCGTCCGCGAACTTCGGGCACGAAAGCGGGGCGGCGCTGTCCAGCGGATTGAAGAGGTTGAGGATTTCGACGAGCCCGGCCCGCTCATCGGGCTCTTGGAACAGCTGGCGGTCTATGACCGGACACCCAGCCAATCGGCCATCGCGCATGAGATCGCCGCACACTTACAACGATCGATTGACCGGCTTCCTCCTGATTACGCGCAGTGTATTCGCATTCGCCACATCGAGCAGCGGAGTGTGAAAGAGGCGGCGGGCCTGATGCAGCGAACCGAGCACGCTATTCACCTCCTTTGCAGCCGTGCACTCGTGCAGCTGAAGAACGAGCTATTGAAGTCAACCCGGCCGGCGTAG